A portion of the Punica granatum isolate Tunisia-2019 chromosome 7, ASM765513v2, whole genome shotgun sequence genome contains these proteins:
- the LOC116212641 gene encoding uncharacterized protein LOC116212641 has protein sequence MAMACSLNPSLSCHSNPLSFAFPNTHRTPFLGFPESASFRGKHRHCHVKSGRSRIRAAVGEKDQSYTAAPVLVQEQLSPEVVESIKVLKNAAKTRKVASEEILPALSVIEKAKIDPSPFLETLGGTKTPGKTWMLIYTAEKKLEQGRYFPLTAVQRFDSAGKRIENGVYLGSLGFLTFEGRFSWKKRILAFIFERIRIKVGPFNPLEIGLGQKDDREPSTKDPFFIWFYVDEEIAVAQGRSGGTAFWCRCRRVANNP, from the exons ATGGCCATGGCTTGTTCACTGAATCCATCTCTCTCCTGCCATTCTAATCCCCTCAGCTTCGCCTTTCCTAATACCCACAGAACCCCTTTCCTCGGCTTCCCCGAGTCTGCCTCCTTCAGAGGGAAGCATCGCCATTGCCATGTGAAATCGGGCAGATCAAGAATCAGAGCAGCTGTTGGTGAGAAGGACCAGAGCTACACCGCTGCTCCAGTTCTTGTTCAAGAACAGCTCAGCCCG GAAGTCGTGGAGAGCATAAAGGTGCTGAAGAATGCGGCGAAGACGAGAAAGGTTGCGTCGGAGGAGATCCTCCCAGCTCTCTCAGTGATCGAGAAGGCAAAGATTGATCCTTCGCCTTTTCTCGAGACTCTTGGTGGAACGAAAACTCCGGGGAAGACATGGATGCTTATATACACCGCCGAG AAAAAGCTTGAGCAAGGTCGGTACTTTCCGTTGACGGCGGTTCAGAGGTTTGATTCTGCT GGAAAGAGGATTGAAAACGGAGTATATCTTGGTTCTCTCGGGTTTTTGACATTTGAAGGCAGGTTTTCATGGAAGAAGAGGATACTCGCCTTCATCTTTGAGAGAATCCGCATAAAAGTCGGACCTTTCAACCCGCTAGAGATCGGTCTCGGGCAAAAGGATGATAGAGAACCAAGCACAAAGGATCCTTTCTTTATCTGGTTCTATGTTGATGAGGAAATAGCAGTTGCTCAGGGGAGAAGCGGGGGGACCGCCTTCTGGTGCCGGTGCCGTCGCGTGGCAAATAATCCTTGA
- the LOC116213638 gene encoding organic cation/carnitine transporter 3-like, with protein sequence MSSSAPLLSRPDSSSEHETPSDALPPESLDEMIEWCMGGFRWRQFLQALVVSAAWFLDGQQACISDFTDSEPTWHCTSVSNSTCSSSSNVCNLPASQWAWDSPSYKTIISEWSLECASSFITGLPTSCFYMGCLVGGLIFTTLADSTLGRKNLLTMSCLLMSVAAFATTFSTNIWMYSALRFISGFGRASIGTCAIVLATEMVGKTWRGLIGMIGLFVGTLGLLSLPALAYALRTASWRSLYLTTSLMGIVYCVLVYFFTSESPKWLIMQGREFEALAILQQTISPAKHNSLKLYLSSLEPNVKQDFSKVGLYSSMKDLLKTQWALCRVLKIMVVGFGVGMMYYGMLLGVGNLNFNIYLAVTFNGIMIIPSYFVSYFLIDRLNRKSTLLCSTMLSGVLSIICAFVGSQLDSVKLPMELASFFCVCVAYNVHVIYTIELFPTCVRNSATSMMRQAIILGVLFDPTLIAAGRSISFLTYLVYGLMIILCGMVVIFLPETRGVTLSDTMEEDPKKGNANA encoded by the coding sequence ATGTCGAGTTCAGCTCCACTTCTCTCAAGGCCCGACTCATCATCGGAGCATGAAACTCCGAGCGATGCCTTGCCCCCTGAGTCATTGGATGAGATGATAGAGTGGTGCATGGGAGGGTTCCGCTGGAGACAGTTCCTGCAGGCCCTCGTCGTCTCGGCAGCCTGGTTCTTGGATGGTCAGCAAGCTTGCATTAGCGACTTCACTGACTCAGAACCGACTTGGCACTGCACATCCGTGAGCAATTCCACGTGCTCATCGAGCTCAAATGTGTGCAACCTCCCTGCGTCACAGTGGGCTTGGGACAGCCCCTCCTACAAGACGATCATATCGGAGTGGTCCCTCGAATGCGCTAGCTCATTCATCACTGGCCTGCCCACTTCATGCTTCTATATGGGCTGCCTAGTTGGGGGCTTAATCTTCACGACCCTCGCAGACTCAACCCTCGGCCGAAAAAACTTGCTCACGATGTCGTGCCTATTGATGTCCGTGGCGGCATTCGCCACGACATTCTCAACCAATATCTGGATGTACTCAGCCCTGAGGTTCATAAGCGGGTTTGGGCGTGCATCAATCGGCACCTGTGCAATTGTACTGGCCACTGAAATGGTCGGAAAAACGTGGCGAGGGCTCATTGGGATGATAGGCCTTTTTGTAGGCACGCTAGGGTTACTTTCCCTACCCGCCTTGGCTTACGCACTTAGGACCGCCTCGTGGCGATCCCTCTACCTCACGACTTCTCTAATGGGGATAGTATACTGTGTGCTTGTTTACTTCTTTACCAGCGAGTCTCCGAAGTGGCTCATCATGCAAGGACGAGAATTCGAGGCCTTGGCGATACTCCAACAAACTATCTCGCCCGCAAAGCATAATTCCTTGAAACTTTACTTGTCCAGCCTGGAGCCAAACGTTAAGCAAGACTTCTCTAAAGTCGGTCTCTACTCATCAATGAAAGATCTACTCAAGACCCAATGGGCTCTCTGCCGAGTGCTGAAGATCATGGTTGTAGGGTTCGGCGTCGGGATGATGTACTATGGTATGCTTCTAGGTGTCGGGAACCTCAACTTCAACATCTACCTCGCCGTCACCTTCAATGGAATTATGATCATTCCGTCATACTTTGTCTCATACTTCTTGATAGATCGACTGAATAGGAAGAGCACATTGCTATGTTCTACCATGCTAAGCGGGGTGCTCAGCATAATATGTGCTTTCGTCGGAAGTCAGCTAGACAGTGTAAAATTACCGATGGAGCTGGCATCGTTCTTCTGCGTATGCGTGGCCTATAATGTGCACGTGATTTATACAATCGAGCTATTCCCCACGTGTGTGAGGAACTCGGCCACTTCGATGATGAGGCAAGCGATCATATTGGGTGTCCTATTTGATCCGACATTAATTGCAGCGGGAAGGAGCATTTCATTCCTCACCTATCTAGTGTACGGACTGATGATAATTTTATGTGGGATGGTGGTAATTTTCTTGCCAGAGACAAGGGGAGTTACGCTTTCTGATACGATGGAGGAAGACCCAAAGAAGGGTAATGCAAATGCTTGA
- the LOC116213148 gene encoding beta-1,2-xylosyltransferase XYXT1-like has protein sequence MTDETILARSFSRSDQRKLQYGAVFVCLLIALSISTALKPYMGPLASLNLRLSTGDGLKMLVVKESSYGQKHEAAATAKENVTKEVEQLCAIDPRSDYCAINGDLRIHANSSTVFAATIPGMATFGNGSRAIRPYARKGDMTAMSNVREWTIIPPTDPRSIPQCTRNHSVPGMLFSTGGYSGNNFHDFSDIIVPLFLTSRQFSGQVQFLVTNYNSWWVRKFHVILESLSRYRLIDIDKEEAQVHCFTELIVGLKHHKELIIDPLRSPYSMKDFREFLRNAYSLKRSTAIKISDRKRNKRPRLLIVSRKRTRAFLNGAEIAQLAETLGYEVIMAEAVSNTSRNAEIVNSCDVMMGVHGAGLTNFLFLPQKPVLIQVVPLGGMEGHSKICFGDPARSMNMSYLEYRITERESSLMREYPPGHIVLKDPAAFHRSRWSVFKSVYLEKQNVELDLNRFRGTLLKALELLQA, from the exons ATGACAGACGAAACGATACTTGCTCGGAGTTTCAGCCGAAGCGATCAGAGGAAATTGCAGTATGGTGCGGTTTTCGTTTGCCTGCTCATTGCATTGAGCATTTCAACTGCACTCAAGCCTTACATGGGCCCTCTGGCTTCTT TGAATTTGAGATTGTCCACGGGAGATGGCCTCAAAATGCTCGTAGTCAAGGAGAGCAGCTACGGACAGAAACATGAAGCTGCTGCTACAG CTAAAGAAAATGTGACAAAGGAAGTAGAACAGCTATGCGCCATCGATCCAAGATCAGATTACTGTGCCATCAATGGTGACCTGAGAATCCATGCCAATTCATCTACAGTCTTTGCAGCTACGATCCCCGGGATGGCAACTTTTGGAAATGGTTCTCGGGCCATACGACCCTATGCACGTAAAGGAGACATGACGGCGATGAGCAACGTGAGGGAATGGACCATTATACCCCCAACTGATCCTCGAAGTATCCCTCAGTGTACCCGGAATCATAGTGTTCCAGGCATGCTCTTTTCCACCGGAGGGTACTCCGGGAACAACTTCCATGACTTCAGCGACATTATCGTTCCACTGTTCTTGACGTCGAGGCAATTCAGTGGACAAGTCCAGTTCCTTGTGACCAACTACAACTCCTGGTGGGTTCGGAAATTTCATGTGATTTTGGAGAGTCTGTCTCGATACAGGTTGATCGACATCGATAAGGAAGAAGCGCAAGTTCACTGCTTCACGGAACTCATTGTCGGCCTGAAACATCACAAGGAACTTATCATCGATCCCTTGAGGTCCCCGTACTCAATGAAGGACTTCAGGGAGTTTTTGAGAAACGCCTACTCGCTCAAAAGATCAACCGCGATCAAAATAAGTGACAGAAAACGTAACAAAAGGCCTCGGCTCCTAATCGTGTCGAGGAAGAGAACACGCGCTTTCCTAAATGGGGCAGAAATTGCCCAACTGGCAGAGACCTTAGGATACGAAGTGATCATGGCTGAGGCGGTGTCGAACACGAGCAGGAACGCCGAGATCGTGAACTCGTGTGACGTGATGATGGGAGTCCATGGGGCCGGTCTCACCAACTTCCTCTTCTTGCCCCAAAAACCGGTCCTGATACAAGTGGTGCCCTTGGGAGGGATGGAGGGGCACTCCAAGATCTGCTTCGGGGATCCCGCGAGAAGCATGAACATGAGCTACTTGGAGTACAGGATCACGGAGAGGGAAAGCTCGCTCATGCGCGAGTACCCACCCGGTCATATCGTATTGAAGGACCCGGCCGCCTTTCATAGGAGCAGATGGAGTGTTTTCAAGTCGGTGTACTTGGAGAAACAGAATGTGGAGCTTGACTTGAACAGGTTCAGAGGCACATTACTGAAGGCCTTGGAGCTCTTGCAAGCTTGA